Part of the Olsenella profusa DSM 13989 genome, CGTTTCCGCCTACGTCTTGCCGCGGACGGATGCCGAGGAAGAGTATCTCGGGCGGCTCTCGTAGGGAGCGTTCGATCCAAGCCTGCTCCTCGAAGACGAGGCGATGGCGCGTGCGGCGATCGCCAGTCCGGAAGCCCAGTGGAAGCTGCAGAACATCAGGAAGCTGCGAAGGCATGGCCATGGAGATGCCTAGCTGCATGTAGTCACTCCTCGCGCACGTGGCCATGCCTTCGCAGCTCAGTGCCGCCACTCTTCACTCGGAGCCGTCACTCTCGGGTCAGGGGACGTCCCGTCCCGCCGGCACTGCTTTCGCTCATGTAGTCAGTTGCGTGCAATTGAAATACGTTTCCGTAGGTCAAATTTAAGAGTGGTTGGGATGCTTTTTCGCCCTAACTCTGTCCCGCCACAGAGCCCAAGAGGAGCCTAGCGTTCTCCGAAGAGCTCCTTCATATAGAGTCGCTCTTGGCATAATGGACTCTGACTATCAGCGCACGTCCTTGTTTGCAGGAGAAGAGCACCATCCAGTTGCCACTGACCATGTAGCGGTATCCCGTGTCTAGACCGTTGACGGAGCGAAGCATCATGCCGGAACCGGGAACGCCGGTGAACAGCTGCGCCTTCTCTATGACGGATTCCACCAGGCGTCTTGCGGCGGTTGGGCTGGAAAGCTCGAACTCGGTATGATCCGCGGCTGAAGCGAGGCCTTCCACGGTAGCGGGCAACCGGACGAAGTCCACCTAGCCAGCCTGAGGGAATCGCTTGTCGAACGCCGCGCGAACCTGATCGGTAGTGAGGGTTTCGCGCTCCTCCACAGAATGCACGTCATAGCCAAACTGGGCTATCAGGGTTCGCTCTGCCTCGTAACGCTCGTAGTCCGACACGTCCTGGATGACGAATCTCCCGCGCCCGTTCTTCGTCAGGAACACAGGAGAGCCCGGTGCCACCTCGTCGAGCACCGCGCTGTAAGGCCTCAGATCAGAAATGGGCTTGATGTTCGGCATCACAAGCCTCCTAAGCTGCACATTCACACGTTAATATCACAGTGTCGCTCCGTTCGCCGCAATGCGAAAACGAAGACGCCCCGTTGCCCTTGGGCCCCGAGCTCGCCCCAGCATTCAGGGCTGAGAGGGGAATCCACGACGCTCGGGCACACGCTGGCGAGACATGCAGCCAGGCAGCCCGTGTTGAAATCCGGCGGTACTATGACTGCGTCGGACGGCATGGACTCGACCTCTTCGGCACTTGCGGCCGTGTAACTGCTCTGCCCGCCCGAGCCGAATTCGCCGTACGCAACCCCGCCGCCCCGCGGAGCACCCGCCTTGCTCGAATGTGCTTCAGCCTTTGTGACCCTTGAGATCCCTGCGTCCGCAGCGTCCTTGCCGGGGGTCCCTTCTCGCGACGTCGGATTCCGGCTTCAGGGCGTCGGATTACGAAGCCATCGCAAAGCTCCTTTCGCCCTACTTGTTCCCACTGTGGCGAGGCGACTCGTCAGAGAGCAGACGCCTCGTTCGGCCGTCATTCCCCGCGGGCCCCGCCGCGTGCCACGATCCAGCGTTGCCGCAAGGCGGGCGTTTAATCCTTACTGATCTGCGCTCATTCTCCGCCATTGCGTGTCAAGGCGGAACTCAGTCCTGAGTTCCAGGCGAGTTCCGGTTTTGGGACGATTTCGCGGACGTGAAAATAAGCAAAGCCGCTGTTCAGGCGGCTCGTGGGGTTCGCGCTTCCCTGTTTTGTGTCTATTGAGTGGGAGTAATTTTCGGCTCGCAACACTCTTTCACGGTCTACCTCTAAATACAACGTTTTCGCAGGTCAGAAGTGTTGTATTGAGAATTTCGGCGCACCACTTCATCCCACAAAACAACGCTCCTTTGAGGATATTTCTTCCATGAATTCTTCCATGGAAAATTCCGTGGGAGCGCTGAGATTCGTACAAGTATTTATGAAGGGGACCTGCAATGATCAACGAAGCGAAGATGACCGAACTCACCCAAGCCGAGGACATGGCCTACTTCCGAGCGGATCTCTGCCTGTACTCGCCGGAGAGCTACAGCCTGGAGGAGAAGAAGGAGATCTGCAACGACATGATGGCCACGAGCAAGGCGGTGCTCGACGCCATGCGCGAAGACTTCGAGCAACTGCCCCCGGACGCCC contains:
- a CDS encoding type II toxin-antitoxin system RelE/ParE family toxin, with amino-acid sequence MEGLASAADHTEFELSSPTAARRLVESVIEKAQLFTGVPGSGMMLRSVNGLDTGYRYMVSGNWMVLFSCKQGRALIVRVHYAKSDSI
- a CDS encoding type II toxin-antitoxin system prevent-host-death family antitoxin; translation: MPNIKPISDLRPYSAVLDEVAPGSPVFLTKNGRGRFVIQDVSDYERYEAERTLIAQFGYDVHSVEERETLTTDQVRAAFDKRFPQAG